AAATGCTGAAGAAAATGAGTTTTCACCATAGTCATTGTATGCCATGTCTTAAAGACGTGCACAGAAAGGTCTACTACCTGTACCACAAAATTaaatgtacttgcactttacCTTTATGTGAGGAGTTTTCAAGTCCATTTGTTGTGTCTGATGGCAAACTGAGAAGCTCCCCAGACACTGCTGCTGTCTCCTCAAGGAAGAGGCCAGGTTACAAACATACAACAGGAATACAGATGGGGGACAAATATAAGGACAACACAACATGAAGTGCTTAAGTAAGCCTCAATCTTTGGTGTAGCTGTGTTGAGATTTTGtgattttaaagctgcactaatcaattgTCAGTGGATCAGATGACTATGTGAAAGGAGTTGCTTGTAGGGGCAGGTACCTAAAGGAAATTATCATCCAACTCCCTTGTTTTCAGCCTTATGGAGCATTTATGGCAGACTTTAAGAAGACAGACACCCCCAGGACTTGGTtaagaccaaaatagaactaaaaagagagtgaatattggacttacagaAGCATTATTGTGTATCATGTGTCAGCATTGTGTTTGCAGCTTGTTCTGCTGCCCTTGAGTGTCAAGTCAATTACTGCATCTTTAAACATGGGCAAGGAAATAGCATCAAAAGTAACATCAAAAGTAATTTATTACATGTTAACTATCTGTTCAGAATTgaacttttttattattgtttaagTATACTAAATCAATGTCTTATTGACGTTATTGCCCCACCTGCTCTGGCAATACCAAGCAACTGAGCGATGTTGTCACCCAGTCTATCCTGAAGCACCGCTAACGTCACTTGCTCGTCACGTAGCGGACGACTAGCGGACGCGCGTAGACGGAGGATGATGGAGATGCGGTGAAATAGCTAACGACATATCATCGACTCTGGTGTTTACCACTAAACGGCGACAGACCAATATGTGAGTATGAAAGTGTTATTTATCAACTGGGAAACATAACATTAAATTGGTTTTAGTCAACGTTTAAGCTGCTGACGTCGACGCTGAGGTTGCCGTTTGGGCTTGCGTTGCGGCGATGTTACTGCATTTCTCGGCTTACATCCATACGCTCTCTACCGAGGATTCCGACTATTCTCTGAGGTAATATTTATTGTTAACTGTAGCACGTTAATTTATCTTTCGTTTTGTAAATATGAAAGAGCTAGCTACCTCACAACCGCTTGTTTGCTGATTGCAGTGGCACAGCTCTGGAAGGGTCTCGTGATGTAAAACAACCGTCCAGCACATAGCCATGTCCCACGCCCTTGTTTTGTGGTGTTTAGCGTTTAAACGGCACCGTTTAAGGCGACGAAATCTTGAAATCAGTCGCACATATGATTAATATATAATTAACTATTGCATTCACGATCGGACAGAGCGCGTATTATCCGCCTGCTTATTGTTGTTTTCAATGAGAGCGAAGCGTTTTGCTCGCTGCTTTTGCGTTGCTGAGCGCCTCGCGTTTTTTTTGCCGGAGCGTCCTGAACCGGCCGCCTCGAGTTGAAAAACTTCAGAGAGCGTATGAACGTATGACGCCATTTAACTTCAAAGCAAAATAACGGTTGGCTGAGATAgttgcatggatgtattaagagaacgttgCCTAGCAAGAATCACAAAAGACCCAATTGGTCTTCAACAAGGTAAAAGCAGCGCAGTGCGCCTCGCGTTTTGCAACCTGCAAACGCGCTCCGTCCGATGCCATCTTCGGGGGCTGTACGTGTGGCACTGGCAAGGAATTGAAATAGCAAATAGACGGAGCCCACACAGCTCCGTTATGTTGTAGTGGGGCTTTGTTTTCACATTAATCAAGCAAAAATGTGCTGTTTTAACACAGATAATAACGTTAGAAATGATCTGTTTTAGTGTTATTGCAAGGTATtgatacatatatatttaatgtatttctatACGATGCAACTGCTTTTAACTGATACGTATagtattagctagctaacgttaaatttGCCTTGATGAAACCCCTGACTAAATGCTAATATTTTGTAATTTGAGCTAACTGAATGAACATGACAAGTATGTTAGTAAAATGGTACAGGCTATTTGCCAACAATTTTTGTGTGTGCTAAGACTTTCTTATTTTGCTTCAAATAtaagctgttttttgtttttcatttttaaagtgcTGCAAGACTTAAAGGAAatgttgatctttttttttaaactaaacgGCAAGGAACTTAAGGCATTTGTGAAGTTGCAACCAGCAGatttttggtatttttgcttAATAATTAACGAAATCAGTAATCATCAATAAAATAACCTTGCAggggaaaaaaactttttatacATAGTAGATTTATTTAATTAGGGATTAAAAGATGAGTCGATCAAATGACAATAAATCGACAACTATTTTGACAGTCAATAGTATAGGTCATTTTTCAAGCTGGTTctcgcttctcaaatgtgaggacttACTGCTTCTCTCCgttttatataattgtaaatgTAATATCTTTGGATTTTGGAATGTCAgttgaacaaaacaagcaatttgaagacttCACCTTGgcctctgggaaattgtgaggGGCATTTTTCACTTGTAGGCTAAAtgattaataataatgataataatcatAACCATTAGGTGCAATCCTGTAGTCATTTTAGGACTAGTTATAAAACAGCTTCCTTATCGGTCTGTTCCAGCTGCTGAGTGTCACAGACACAGTATGTTTTATTCTGCACCATCTCTGATTAACACGTCTATCACTTTCTTGTATTCTAGTGAGTTTTAAGTCACAGAACTGAATACCAAATTGCCTTCTACTATCAAGAGATAGCCAGCCTGCTGGATGGAGACCCAGGAGGAATGACAGAGTCTCCTTCCCCTTGGGTGACACACCGACAGCTCCAGAAAATGCACTGGGCCAGTGGATATGTTTTTCTGGTCCTGGCGTTCCTTATCGTCTCTCACACCACTGGGGCCTTATCTCTGGACTCGGATGGAAACCATACGGAACCCGACAATGTGACAGACAGCGGATTTGTCCCGGTTGTGTTCACAAAAGTGGGCCAGATAATTGCCCGTGAGGGGAAAAGCGCGCTGATTGATTGCAATGTCACCGGAGAGCCGTTCCCCAGTGTTCAGTGGTTCAACTCCCATGGAGACCGTCTGGACACGGAGATGAATGGTGAGACAGATTGTACTGTTACTTTAAACCTGGCTTCCTGTTCTCTTTGTCACCAGCACTGCCCGTCACTTAATTATAATTTCATTAGAAGTGAATACAGAATAGTGTCAGGTTTATTATTTACTATGAATAAGGCTTTGCAAGTTAACAATTAGACATTCAGGTGCATTTATAAATTGTAGCAAGTTGGTTATTTGTCAATACACGGCAACATGCACGCTACAGGTTTTCCCCCGGAAATGGTGTCACAGATGTGGTACGCCACCTAGATCCTTTATTTTGTAAATCGTCTGTCACTATGTTACTTGGGTATATTTATtgtaatactgtacattttctagAAAATCGATTTAGAAACTGTTAATGAATAAAACAATCCAACCAATTCTGTTTTTGACTAATCCAGTGAATTAAATTACTGGCAAATAAAGAAACGTCATCAGATTGATGCAGAAGTCATTCTAAAATGAAAGTCTAATATTGCCATAAAGCAGTTTCTATATATATCACATTACATATTACCCACCCCTTATCAACAGATATTTTATTTAGAGTTGGACGTCATTGGTATTACTGGTATACCTACTGTAGTACACAGATAATGTACCAAGGATACTCACATAAATGTGGAAAACATTGCTGCTTCCCACTGGGAAATAGGACGGTAGCGTATCCTGATGCTTTGATGCACAGAAATCCACAGCCAGTGTCTTACATTGAAAACAATAGTAGCAATAGGTGTTTCAGTGCACATCATGCACCACTGGTGTGTTTCCTCTCAGGTACACAGaacaccaatcagagcaagTGTTTAGGTATCACCTGTCTCTTTTAGGGGCAAGGAGAAGTGTTAAAAATGTTAGAGCTACAGTCAAAGAACAGGAAATCAACTCACCTTCTGGTTGAGTTTCTTAAAGGCCACTGTGCTGTGTTATGAATGCAGCCGTTAGAGCTTATAAATTCAGAGTTTCCATCTGGATACTTGATGTGTGACGGCATTACAGTTACAAGAAAATAAAGATACAATTATATTGTATATTCAAGGACATTCGGATGATAATGGCGGTTAACActgtttaacaaaaaaaaaaagggaagaatGAAAATACAAGACAGGAACTGAAGATGTAGTGCTGTGATGATTTTAGGCCTGGTTCCAGTCTGATATGACGTAGACGTTTCTTTCTGAATCTTTAGTCCTCATGTTCAAAAGTCAGGCCTTAAGTTCCTAAGGGGAATTTAGCTCAATTATTGCACATTTTGTCCGGCAGCAGTGATTATTTTCTTGCTGGGATTGGAGGTGCTCGCCAATTAGGTTCAGGAAATAATTCAGAAAGTTTTCACTATTGATTTTCATTCAAGCCGAGCCTCCACCGCTCGCATTTGAATATTGTGATTCACCTAAGAGAAGGAATGCAAAGCGAGGAGTCATTTTGATGCTTCTCCAGAGCTAGCCTGTTGAAACCTGCCATCGGAGACGAGAGGCAGCATTGTTATTATGACCCACAAACCCAGAGCAGCGTCTGTACCATTACAGAGCTTCTCCCCCTGGGCTACACACAGGAATATAATTAGGGAGGAGTTGACTGTCACCACAGCAGGCAGTACTTTACTCCGTAATAAACATGGGTTACTAACAGAGCAGTTTTACCACCCTTGCTTGTTTCTTCTGCAGATGTCCATCTATTACTCAGGCTGCTTCTCCTCCTCCAAACTTGCTTGTAGTATTGGGCAGCACATCAATCGCATCACATGATCTGGTGGTGGAGGTAAAATTAGAAATTTTGCTCTCGCATGAATAGGCGGATGGGCGGGACGCTGTTGTCGGCCAGTCTACATTTCCTGACCTCCCCTCCAGAGGATACCAGTGTGGGAAATTGATCGTGCTAGCAGTGGAGAAGGCAGCAGAAATGTTTTTATGCTCTCTTCCGGACTACAGATTTACAGACACCTTTTGTGACATCTGTCCATCTTTACTCCCACACAATAGAGACAGCAGGTAGTTGAGGAGGAGTTGCAGTTTAATTCACTAAAATGTCCCTGCTTGTGGATAAATGCTTCTATGAGAGTCATCCTTAAGGGCCAGTTCAGGACGAAGCACAAACCTTACAGTATACAGTTTTTTAGGAGCTGTTTTCAACCAAAGTTAGAAAACACTAATAACAGTTGACAGAACAATCAACAgccctgttagcttagcttagcataaacactGAAAACAAGAAGAAACAGCTAGACTGGCTCTGTTTTAAGGTAACATACCAGcccctctaaagctcactaattaacacatagtatcttgtttgtttattccatacataaaccaaagtgtaaaaacaactaTTTGCAGTTTTACTGGGGTTTTGGGTCTATTTTGACTATTTATTGGCTCTGAACAGTTGCCACCATTAGGAAGTGTCAGCAGgctgtttccctgtttccagtctttgtgctaagctaagctaaccatctgcTAGGGCTGCACGACATGACTTAAAATCAAATTGCACATTTGACCTCGATAATGATAAATGAACGATAATTAATCACGTTGTTCTAAATTCTCTTTTCTGAAGCCAAAATGTTTCCGGACGACGGACACTGCAggttttttggggtcaagttgCTCAGTCGACTCAGACTCGGTGTTTGGGTTATCCTCCATTATGCTGTCCATGCGGCTTACATGACTGGTCCGGGcaaagtcacgtgactacacacgcggtggaatgtttttaaggagaaagtcAACAGGAATAAATTATCAAAATTATCGTCATAATAATACgtcgataacagcttcagaatttctCAGTCGATACATTTTCaattaatcgtccagccctaccaTCTGCTGCCCTCTTACTCCCTCAGTTTTATATTTAACAGGCAGGCATGAGAGTGGCATCAATCCACTTATATAACTCATCACCAGAAAGCAAATGAgcacattttccaaaatgtccatCTATTCCATTGAACTGCACAAAGGCTGTCACATCACCATATAGGTCGATCAGTTTATCAGTCAAGATAACCACAGTACCTCGTTACTTTGATAAGAACTGATAACCAAAGCAAATAATGGATTTTCACCAAACATACTACAGCCAGGCGTCACACACAGATATAAACTTGTACATGTACTCATGCTTGGATTTGAAGATATTAAAACACCAAGCGTATGCATTCGACTATAAAGCACAGATTTGATCCAGACGCTCTAATAGATAGCACCTAAGGCTGAGTTACCACAGGTGTCGACTGACCACCGCTGCTGGTCACTGCAAGTTGTTCCAGCTTCTACCGGTGTTCATTTTACATTGTATGAAACATTTTTTCAAAGGTTCTGGTTGCTAATGGACAGATGTTAACTCACTTTGCAACGGCCTCTGTTTGAAAGTTGTAGTGCGCTTTAACATTTGATACAATTGCAACACTGgaaaattgttatttttttgtaatttgagaGAACTTAACCACTCCAACATGTAAATAGAACGTTCCTGTTTTGATTACTCAAACCTCATGCAGAGCAGCCGCGCCACCTGTTTAAATATTGAAGGCATGGCAGGAATATGAAGGTCACTGCTTCTCTCCTGTCTAAACTCACAATCtgatatacacatacacatcatGCACTAACATGGCACATACGGAACATAGAGTGGCTTTACATTTTAGAGCCAAAGGCTGAGATTAGCACGGATGGAGGCTCATACACGATATCACAGTGCACGCTGCTGTTTTGAAGGACTGCTAGGTTTAACGGCACTTGGTTTTTTTCATTGATTTATAAATATTTGTGCCAAAACAGTGTGTTCTGTTGAGCTGTCAGACTCCATAAAAAAAGAGTTAGAACAGTGCAACGTAAGCAGATCTGAGTAAGCAAGTTCCTCTTagaaagcagcaaacagcagctgCATTAACACTGCAGAGGAGAGTTTAGGGTTGTATCACAccgggaggaggaggagcagatgCATTAAGAGGATTTTCAGGGTTTAAACTTTGACCTCAGAGTGAGTTAGTAGGCCAACCACGTATTTAGTGGGTTATGTAGTGAGGTTGAGGTTGAGTGTTTTTAAAAGCAGGTAGCAAAGTCAAATTTTTTACCACACGGTACCACAAGTAATGGATTGGCTGTAGTATTTGTACTGCTTTGAGAATTTGTCAAAGAGTAGCTGGTTAAAACCTGTAGttaaaggtttattacaactcatgtttaatttgttatagCATTGGCTATCAGTTATGATAATGATTGCATTCACCAAGTAATTTGTGAGATCTCAGAATGTGGAACATTCGCAAAAAATATgtcttggggaaaaaaagtcagaccctcatacacgttgtaaacagaaGAAAAAGAGCTACGAAAAAAAACCCAAGTTTTTATGAACCATAGTTTTCCTTTATTGATTTGTCAGGTTGTCCGTCTCTTTCTGCAGGTGATAAGTGGTGGCTGCTGGACACTGGTGTCCTAAACATCACCAGCATCGAGTTTGCAGACCGTGGAAAGTACACCTGCATGGCGTCCAATGTGCACGGCAGTTCCAACTGCACAGTGACGCTGCGAGTGATCTTCACCAACGGTGACATGGGCGTGTACTACATGGTGGTATGTCTGGTCACCTTCACCATCATTATGGCCCTGAACATCACACGCCTCTGCATGATGAGCAGCCACCTGAAGAAGACTGAGAAAGCCATCAACGAATTCTTCCGCACCGAGGGCGCCGAAAAGCTGCAGAAGGCCTTCGAGATAGCCAAGCGAATTCCCATCATCACCTCGGCCAAGACGCTGGAGCTGGCCAAGGTGACGCAGTTCAAGACCATGGAGTTTGCGCGGTACATCGAGGAGCTCGCTCGCAGCATCCCGCTGCCGCCGCTCATCATGAATTGCCGCACCTTCATGGAGGAGATCCTGGAGGTGGTGGGCGTGGAGGAGATGAGGCACACCTTTGTCAGACAAGCGCCCGAGGGATGCCGCGACACAGTGAGCAGGGTCATCGGGCCGAGAGACATCTTCTCCATCctgcaggagagggagagggagagacagcgAGGGCAGGAGCGGGAGCGCAGCGAATCCCCCGCCGCCGACTCAGAGAACTCCTCAGTTCACGAGCAGCCGCAGCACATCGCCATCCAGGTGTCGGTCCACCCGCAGCAGCTCGCCATCGAGGGTTACTGCAGCATTGAAGAGCCACCTCAGCCGGAGGCCACACCCTCCTCGCCTCCCCCTTCCTCCCCCCCACCACTTGCTCCTCTTGAGCCCGAGGAGCAGCCTGAGGCCGAGGCAGAGCAGGACACCGACCAGGCTGCGCCCGAAGCAACAGACGCAAACGATACCCCTCCCTGCCAGGTGTTTTATGAGAGCCACGTGTGACGAGACAGGCAAACCCTCGGAGGAACAATAAATGATCCTGCTATGCATTTCCACTTGAAAATCAAGAAGAGGTCAACATGACATTTTTAATTTCCCATTTTGGAGTGAAAcaatcacatttttatttatgttttctaGAGGGACAATCTCTTGAAACCTTTGTAGACTGTTCTGACAATAAATCATGAGGAAATCATGAGAGTCACTCTAGACTTTCATGCTTGATTGTACACAGCAGGGGTAATCAATAATATTATTAATGTAATAAGCAGTGATTGTAAAGTGACATTTCCTGTGTTGAGATTTTTATAGCTCAGActattatttaaagaaataggGTACTCACGGAGGGTGGGGAGGGCGAatgattttttagtttttagtttagtttagtgctAGGGTTTTCATGACTAACTCCAGAAATCTGCCTCAAGCTGCTCTTCATGCCGTTTTTCAAACCATGAAAGCTAAGCTTACTTCATCCGCTCAAGAATTCACATCCAGCTACTGTTACAGCTGATCCGTTATTGTACAACGTCCTGCTCACCTAGAGATGCATGCtggactgaaaaaaaaaaaagagtttggtCAACATTTCATGATTGTACAGCCTACTGTATTtctacaaaaaacaaacaagtaagCCAGTTAAAtccttaaaatgtgtgtatagtAATTACCTGATTGGGTCACACACCTCTGGGTAGAGTGTTCGTCTGTTTCTTCTGAAATATTTtagtattatattattagaGTATTATTACTACCCATTGTGGTGTGATTTTGTTAATCAGCTAGTTTAAGccgtaaaaaaaacattttttagtttttagtttactATTCTATAAAAATATCTCCTCAGTAGAGAAGAGTAGCTTCTTTTCCTCCGCCATGTGCTGATTTAggctttttatttcatttctgaCCCGTTCTTAGCAATGTCTTGCTTCTGCAGATGCTTTACAGCACCGTTGCATTTCTGCTGCATGTGAGAGTACACAGTGGGCCTAAAATAactcctttctttcttcttttgctTGGCTAACAGTCCAGTCTGTGGCGGAGATGAACTGGATGCTCTTCGGCTTTTGCTGGTGGTCTTGAGATGGCTTTTTTTTGGTAGTGGAATAAAATAGAAgtgctgtgtaaaaaaaaaaacattgattccACAGTTTGGtcagttgtgtttttgttttcatcccTCAGTCTCACACAAATAACTTTTTCAACCTTTGTTCCTAAATGTCTGTTAAATCAAAAAAAAGACACTGCTCACAAACTGTCCGTACATCCATGAGTACACTGCAAACAAATCTACAAATAGCTAATATACTTTTAATGGTTCCaatttgccaaaatgtaaacaaatatagGCTAAAATAACATGACTTAAGTTGTAGCCTACAGCTCACTTAGCTCACCTATGTTCACTTTTGTCATTGGGCATGGAGCCATGGTTACAAGCTTGTGTCTCCTGATGTGACAAAGATGAGGAGGAAATGAATCTGCTGACAGAACTGGAAACCTTCAGCCGTCTGTCTCGAAGAGCGAAGCCGTTTGTTTGAAAGAGTCAAATGGACTGAATTATCTGAATAAGTGTCctaaaaatgtaacgttacattcTGACTTTGGACATGAAGGGAAAATGTCTGCTTTTAGAGTCTAGATAAACCTGGCACTACAATTTCTGATACAAAGTGTACACTGACAATTTCCACTATACCACATACACCCTGTTGAAAGTAATGCCATAAGATGAACAAAAATTAtttccaaaacctttctttAACTATACCAACAACgatttttaatgtgtgaatttTATATGGAATAAGGTGTGGCAATCCTATTTGTTTTTTACATGAAGCAGAAGCAGTGGAGGCTTACTGAAGCCAGCAGgtgaacaaaaaagaaaagtgtcaGGTTCAGACCGAGCCATGAATGATTGATGTTCTGTAACAGGACACGAGGAGAGGACATGGAGCAGTCCAACTCTCAGACACTCGGCCACTGTCACGTCTCTGAGCTACTTTTAAACTCTGAAAACTAAGTGGACTTTTTTACAAAGGCTAGTCTGTGTTTGGGAAGTGTGAGGCTCCTATCACTTTCCCCGGACTCAGTCCCAAACCTCTCCTAATCCTCTCCCACCCCTGGGTGCCAACAGTAAAGCCACTGTTAACGCTAATGGTGATGCAGACAGACTGAAAAGACTATAAACAAGAACAAAACCACATAGTGTGATATACTGTGTTTATGAATACAGAATGTGAACATTATAGAAACACCTTATGACACAGACGCCCTGCAGTAGAGCTCATAGTCAACGACTGCTCTTACTTAATGTGAAGAATTTCCTTTAAAACGggattttaaactttaaaccaATGAGCAGTTAGGAAGATAAAGGCTTTTTGATTTGAAAAAAGGAGTGGAAGTTTGTTGCCCCCTACTTGTGCAGGATGAGGTCACCATTAAAGATGTACTCCAGTGGTTAAGTATTGCATTTCCATAAAGTGATGGGACTTGTGAGAGACCGATTACTGTTGGAGTAccaacaaaaatgtgtttgtagcacCGTGAATCAAAACTTGTCAGATTCTGAATCAGGTTTACGTATTCTTTTGAGCAAATGTTTCCTGATTTAATTGATAATTTTGCTATTTTTTTAAGGCAGTTTATGTGCAGCTGATTGGTGTTGAGACAAATTTAATATTTGAGAACACAGAGTTGACAGTCCTTAAAACAGCAGTCAGCACAATATGCACAGCACAAAAGGTCCCCTTACTCGctttttctggagcttttgatcaCAGTCAGTTATCATTGCACTTTTAAGACTTCTCATCCATGTGTGGATTCAGTCTTGAGCTCAACATTTAATTCTTGACCTTAGAAACA
The sequence above is drawn from the Sander lucioperca isolate FBNREF2018 chromosome 17, SLUC_FBN_1.2, whole genome shotgun sequence genome and encodes:
- the mfap3l gene encoding microfibrillar-associated protein 3-like, with the protein product MTESPSPWVTHRQLQKMHWASGYVFLVLAFLIVSHTTGALSLDSDGNHTEPDNVTDSGFVPVVFTKVGQIIAREGKSALIDCNVTGEPFPSVQWFNSHGDRLDTEMNGDKWWLLDTGVLNITSIEFADRGKYTCMASNVHGSSNCTVTLRVIFTNGDMGVYYMVVCLVTFTIIMALNITRLCMMSSHLKKTEKAINEFFRTEGAEKLQKAFEIAKRIPIITSAKTLELAKVTQFKTMEFARYIEELARSIPLPPLIMNCRTFMEEILEVVGVEEMRHTFVRQAPEGCRDTVSRVIGPRDIFSILQERERERQRGQERERSESPAADSENSSVHEQPQHIAIQVSVHPQQLAIEGYCSIEEPPQPEATPSSPPPSSPPPLAPLEPEEQPEAEAEQDTDQAAPEATDANDTPPCQVFYESHV